CGCAGCCATAGGAGTGAAGCACAGAAATGGAAGTGAAGATGGACAAGCTCCCCTGGGTAGTGATACATATAAAAGAAGGGGTCTGGAGACACACCCCTAGAGACCCCAAGAAGTTGTTGTGGGGAAGAACCAACAGGGCTGAGACCCAAGAGCCCAGGGAGGTGGAGAGGGGTGTGTTGTCTCTCCTGCAGGCTTGTCAGGATCTGGGGTTCTGAGGCAGGTCATAGGTGTGACATCTGCTCCCTGAAGTGTCCAGCCTGGCTAAGCAGTGCCCCTGTGGGACCTACTGAAGCTGGCTAGGCCCAGTTTTAGCCAGGCCCGCACCAGAGGCCTGCAAAGTGCCAGCAAATTGTGGGCACAGCTAATCTGTTACTTGGGCACCTCCCACTCAACAAGCCCCACCCCAAAGCAAAAGCTGCTCTCTTCTGAATCTGCCTCTTGTCCCATGTGCCCTTGGGAAAAGGCACCACAAGCATCTTATTCCAGGTGCCTGACAGGTCACTTCAGCTAAGCCCCTGCCCCATCCTGCCATCCTCCAATATCATTTCCATCACAACAGGGTCTGTGAGCTGTACCATGTCCCTGGAGATCAGGGACTGTCCTGAGACCTCTCCCAAGTGTGCAGGCGACAGGGGATAGAGGGTGGACGCTTGGCTGGGAGGGGCACAGCACCTGCAGTAAACATTCGGGCCACTACTGAAGGATCTCAGCATGTGGGGCCTGCACGTATACAAGGGGCCACCCCCAGACTCTAGGGCCAAAGGGGCTGTGGCCTGTGACTGCTCCATTTTCACATGCAGTCCCTGGCCTCCTCTTATGACTGCACAGGGCCTGGACCGAGCCTCCTGCCCCCCACCTGTCTCTCCCATCTCCTATCCCTGCAGCTTTGTAGGTCTGTAGAAGGTACAGTCCCAACAACATTGTAGAAGGCTGCACAGGGCTCTGGAACTGGACCAGGTCTGTCCCACTAAGCTCTTCTGTCAGTGAGGCTCCCACCATGTACCCTGAAGACTTCACTCCTGTGTCCATGTCCAGCCTGATCTCCCCACTGAGTTTCTGACTCCCATGCCTAACTGCCCAGCTGATGCCTCCTAACCTATTAAATGGTTCTGTCACCCCTGATGCAGGAGGCTCTGGTCCAAGGGACTCAATGACCATCTCTACGGTCTGTCTGAAATGAGCATCTGCATGTGTCACCACTCCCTGCAGTGGACAGTTGCTGTTTGGGGCCACCATTCAGCCCTCCCTGACGACCTAGCTTTTGTTGAaaatctccctctccctctcacaGCTCATGTGTGTCTAGGGGATTGGCTTCCCACTGCCCACCTCACCTCTGGCCAAAATGATTCGAGGCACCATCCAGTTCTGACCAATGAAAGGACATCATTTATTTGCTGGAGGTATCTGAGAAAGAAGCTACACTATAGGGCGAGAAGGTGCTCCTTGCTGGCTATGAATGAATGAGGGATGTGGTGGAAGCAATAGGCAGCCACCTTTTGATCCTGAGGTGATGGCCTGGGATGAAGCAGACACTGAAAATTGCAGAAGGAAAGTAGGAAGAAACTGGGTATTTGGTGAAATTGTCCATCAGTGGCCTGTACCCCTGGATTTCTGTTTTGTAAACCAGTAAGTTTCCTTTATTGTTGGAACCAGTTTCCTTTATGGTTAAACCAATTATTGGAAACCCAAAGCAGCCTAGCTAATATAGTTCCTTTTGGATAAAAGTCAAAGTCTCACATTCACCTTCAGTGACATTtaaatttcaacaaatatttcctgacTCAAAATAAACAAGAGCATTGGTAAGTCTATCACATGACCCGGCAGACTCCACAGCTCCAAGTGGGTCCTGCTGTTTGATGTTCCCAGCTCTCGGGTACAGCCAGGTGGCTTCTGTCCATCCTTCAAAGCCTTTGAGCATCAGGCTTCTGTCCATCTTCCCAGCCTGGGGACCCAGTGTTCACCCCCGAAGCCCAGGCAGCAGGGTGGCTTCCTTCCAGCCTCAACCTCTCCCGGTGCTCTTCTCCAAGGATCAGGTACCTAGATGACCTCTAGGGCCCGCACAGAAGGCAGAGGGGTGGGACCAGTGCCACCAGCTCATGCTTCTGCCCCCGGCAGTGAGGGGTGTGCAAAGTGAGAGCCCCGAGCACACCTGGAAGGGGAAGGGCCTACTCTCACTCTGTGGGTGAGCACAGGGTgtgggggcctggctggggctgagtgACCTCAAGCCAGTCATCTGTCATTCCTAAGGGGGCAAGAACTGCCCACATCTAGGAGACCAGTAGAGAAGAAGAGCTGTGACAAGCCCAGAGAACAGCTGTCACACGAAGGGCCAGGACACTCCATTGCTGAGTCAAGTTCAGCTATTGCTTGGCTTTTGGCCTCAGTTTGTTTATGAAACAGAAGGAAACCGAGGTTTAAGGAGTGGCCCTCATTGTGCAGAGTCAGTGGCTGGGGACCAGCATGGCACagggacttgcctgaggtcaGACCACAGATCAAGGTGGCATTTGCCCACAACTCCCCAACCTGCTTTTCCTTCATCTAGTACACACCGGCTGCAGCAGCTGAGGACACCCAGGGCTGGCTGTCACTTggcttactgccaatgccagacTTGTCAGAGGTCGGGTGACAGGATTGGGCAGCAAGGTCCAGCTGCTTCCCCTTTCAGGCCTGGAAAGGAGCTGCTCAAAGTTTATTCTCAGTGGGCTAAACATGATACGCCAAAGCCCATCCCTCAGAACCGTTCCAAACAGCCCCTTTTTCCTTCTCACGCTGAGGCACTTCTAGAAGTTGACTGGACTGATTCTGGCTCCCCCACTTCACTGCTAGGAGCCTTGTCGTCTCACCTTCTGTGTGAGGTGCAGGAGCAAACCCAGGTCAAATGCTTTGAACGGTGCCTGGCACCTACAAGAGCCAGGTATGGGTAACCTGGTACCTaccagctattattattattatgagccAAATTGCAACATGAGAACACATTTAATGCTACATGCAGCTTGTGGCCCAGCCAggctcttccccacactcccGGAATCCTATTTGGAAAACCCTTTCTCCATAGCTTCAGTCACTTCGGGGTGCAGGAAGCGGCTAGCCAAGCGTTCAATGTCATCCAGTGTCAGGCGGCTGAGGGACCTCTCATAATCCTGAGGAGAGAAGGCCAGGAAGATTCAGGGGGTGCCAGTGGGAGGGTACGCTGTGAcagaggcaggggctgggagcAGCTGGGCTGGGAGTGGGCGACCCGCTACCCTTCTCACCCTCTGTAGTTGATCCAGGACTCTGCTGGCATCTGCAGCACTGAAGTGCCGGGCCAAGACTTTGGAGATCAGCTGCCAGGCGGACGGGGATGGGGGCGGGGCTTCAGCCAGTCTCCGGGCAGCGCTTTCTTCCAGTAACACCTTCTCTAGAGGTTTGACCACTAGGTTGAGCTTGGAATTGGGCCCAATGCTGTAATCGGAGAGTCTTTTTCCATCTGTCAAAGAGAGATTGATGGAGTCGTTACCCACAGCAGTGGGGGTGGCCTCACGGAGCGCAGGCAGTAGCGCTGCGGCATCAGCCTGAGGGTTCCTCCAGCTCCCTGAAGCCTGGATCAAGTGGTCAGCGTCCCATTCATTACACTACCGTCCAGGGTCGGCCTGGACAGCCCGCCCCCCGACTTCCTGCGGGCTCTCTGGGCGTCTCCTCTTCCCGGTTACCTGCCAGGGCCTTGCCCTTGAACAGCAGCCGCTGCTGGCATACGGGGACGTTTAGCTTCTCGGAGACCAGATGTTTCAGCGTGGATACCAGCTCGTCCTCCGACACCTGGCCGGGTCGAGGGAGCGAGGCAGGGGATGAGCCCGCGGCCTCCGCTGGGGGCAGCTCTCCcggcctccccgtgccctccctgGGCCCGGCCCGTCCCTGCGCCCGGGCTGGGTGAGTGCGCGAGCTGCCACGGTGGCGGGGGCCGGCGACGCTACCTGCACGCTGCACTCGCGGCCCTGGAGCGCCTTCACTGTCAGCTGCATGGCGGCCGCGGCGCCGTACACCCCGGCCGGCGCGAACCCCAACGGCCCCCAGCCGCGGGAACCGCCCGCCGCTGCCGGAAGCAGCGAGAGGGGCGTGTCCgcaccccgccccgccccccgggGGAGGAGTGTCCTAGCGGTCCCGCCTCGCAGACGCACAGGGAAGACCCGGGCTGACAGGTCCCCAGCGGCGGCCGCGCGGGGAGGGGCGGGAGGAACTGGTAGGGCCCGGTCGGCTCCTTCTGGGAGCAGGGCCCTGGGAGGCGGGAGAGCTGGGAGTGCGCTCGCTCTCGCGGCCAGCCTGCCCGAGCTGCAGTCCCAGAGACTGTCTCTCAGGGGTCCACAAACGCCCCAGGCCTGCCAAGCTTGCCCCATTGCCCGCAGGCCTTCTGCCTCCTTTCTAGTCTGGCTGCAGAGAACCAAGCAGGCTTGGGAGCAGGTAGGGGAGCCAGgcctctgccctcctcctccttctgttttctggaaTAGAGGCCCACCTCTCCCAGAGAGGGAATGTGTGGGGAAGAAGGGCTGAGAGAGTCTGTGCAGAGGTCACTGTGTGTCACCCAAGCCAGTCATCCACCCTGGCCCACACCTACCCAGAGACACCCTTCCTTCCCCCACCCTTAGTCCCCAAAGGGCAAAGATTGGAAGGGACCCAAGCTTGCTTCTCttttattgaaatgtattttCTGGGCAGTACCCACCTACCTAACTCAGTGTGGCTTCTTTGGCACTGAAAGCTGGAGAATAAAAAAACCAGTAAAAAAAATACGCCTGAATTTTTCTGAGTGCATAGTGCATGAGAACTAAAGGCCTTTGGTACACAAGAACTGTGGGGACAGTGGGTGGGAGGGTAGGGGCTAGGGGTGGCAAAAGCTTGACCCAGGGGCCTCAAGGAACTGGGCACAGGCTGCTATAGATGAAGTGGCCAATGACCAAGGCCAGCATCTCTGAGGTGCCACTCAATGCCACAATGAAGGGGGCCTGGGAGGCATAGTCAGCTTGAAGGCGGCGGAGAGACAGCTGTAACATGGCCAAGGCCAGCAGGCTGTTCTGCACCCCTACCTCAATGCTAACTGTCCGCCGCTGGGCCACTGGCAACTTCAGGCATGTGGCCAGGCAGTAGCCCACCAGGAGGCCAACCAGAGGCACTGTGAAGCCCACCACTACAATGGGCAGCCTGACACCCACCAGGATGAAGACCCCCATGTGGTAGGCCAGGAAGAGGCCACCCAGGAGCAGTACAAAGCTGAAGGGCTTGATGACCTGCAGCAGCAGCTGGGAGAACTTGGGGAGCTTGGACTTGATCACCACCCCTGCTGCTATGGGGATGGCGATGAACAGCAGGGTCCCCAGGATCTTGGAGATGGGCACGTGGAGTGTTTCATGAATGCTGAGCAGACGGCTGTAGACAGCTGAGGACAGGGGCAGGAAACCAGTGGCAGCCACTGTTGAGATGAAAGTCATGGAGATGGCCAGGGTGACATCCCCTCCGAGGAGGAGGCTGAAGAGGTAGCTCCCCCCGCCGCCAGGTGACGAGCAGGTGATGATGAGGCCCAGAGCCAGGGCCTTGGGCAGCATGAAGACCTTGGCCATCAGGAAAGCATAAAAGGGCATGACCAGAAACTGGCCCAGGAGACCCAGCAGCATGGGCTGGGGGCTCTGCAGGAGCCCCTTCAGAACCTCGAGTTCCACTTTGCACCCAAATGTACACTTGTTAACAAAGATAAGAGGCAGGAGCAAATAGAGTATTGGGTTCTCTGAGAAGTGGACTAGGTCGGTGCCAAGGGTGGCAGGGGTGTCTTCAGCAGGTAAGACCTTGATGCAGAAATCTCTCCGCTCCTCAATCAGCATGAATGGGGCCTCATGGGGATCCACCAGCTGGATGTGGAGTGGGGCTAGTCCAGGCAGGCCTGAGTGGATGCTCACCACAAAGccgcccccaccaccccaggttATGGCACTCACATTCTTGATGGTCAGCACCTCTGCGTCAAGGGAGGTGACCCTCAGCATGGGGCTGGGCCCTGTTGTGTTACCCTGGCCTGGGTACTGACTTGAGATCACAATGATGCCCTCGCTGTCCTCTGGGAACTCAAACTCCATGACAGAGCCATCCCCAATGCTCAAGTAGCAGCCCCCTGTCAGTGGCATGGTATCGCCCAGAGCTGTGCTGAGATTGGCACTGGCTATTCCCTGGGCCCCACATGGCAGGCTGAGAAGCAGCAGGGCAGCCCTGAGCATGCCTAGGAGACCTGGGCAACCATCACCCTCTCCCAGGCCAGACCACCACTGggtgctgcccctgcccctcctaaGCACCATGGCTGCTACCAAAGGATGGTGTGCCCAGGTGTGCTGTGCCTTAGGAGAGAAGCCCTGCTGGTGCTGCCGGGTGGTCCTGGGAAGGGTCCATGGGTGAGGCCTGGccctgtgttgtcttctttgaTGGCAGAGCTCTTCCTGAGGAgagaagggacagagagagatggcTGGTGAGGGCGAGCAGCTGTGAGCCCAGAAGCATGGGCATCTGGAAGCTCACTTCTGGGAGACTCAACAAGACTTCTTGCCCCAAGCCCAGGAATGGCAAAGCAATCAATGCCTATTGCTGGCATCTGAGAGCCGCTTGGCTGTGCCTTACACCAGCACTGCTGTCTCAAGCCTCCTATCCCTCACCCCGAGGGGCCACCTACAGACAGTAATTCCTGTTCAGCTACTGATACCTGCTGATTTCCCTGGG
This DNA window, taken from Manis pentadactyla isolate mManPen7 chromosome X, mManPen7.hap1, whole genome shotgun sequence, encodes the following:
- the UBL4A gene encoding ubiquitin-like protein 4A, whose protein sequence is MQLTVKALQGRECSVQVSEDELVSTLKHLVSEKLNVPVCQQRLLFKGKALADGKRLSDYSIGPNSKLNLVVKPLEKVLLEESAARRLAEAPPPSPSAWQLISKVLARHFSAADASRVLDQLQRDYERSLSRLTLDDIERLASRFLHPEVTEAMEKGFSK
- the SLC10A3 gene encoding P3 protein, giving the protein MVLRRGRGSTQWWSGLGEGDGCPGLLGMLRAALLLLSLPCGAQGIASANLSTALGDTMPLTGGCYLSIGDGSVMEFEFPEDSEGIIVISSQYPGQGNTTGPSPMLRVTSLDAEVLTIKNVSAITWGGGGGFVVSIHSGLPGLAPLHIQLVDPHEAPFMLIEERRDFCIKVLPAEDTPATLGTDLVHFSENPILYLLLPLIFVNKCTFGCKVELEVLKGLLQSPQPMLLGLLGQFLVMPFYAFLMAKVFMLPKALALGLIITCSSPGGGGSYLFSLLLGGDVTLAISMTFISTVAATGFLPLSSAVYSRLLSIHETLHVPISKILGTLLFIAIPIAAGVVIKSKLPKFSQLLLQVIKPFSFVLLLGGLFLAYHMGVFILVGVRLPIVVVGFTVPLVGLLVGYCLATCLKLPVAQRRTVSIEVGVQNSLLALAMLQLSLRRLQADYASQAPFIVALSGTSEMLALVIGHFIYSSLCPVP